A window of Stutzerimonas stutzeri genomic DNA:
TCGAACTGGCGAGACAGCGCCAGGATGGAAGTCATTTCGGTTACGGCATTCACATTGCTCGCCTCGATGAAGCCTGAAACGACCCGTACGTTTGCGTCTGGCTCGATGGGCTGGCCACCCTTCAGACGGATCAGGCCATCGGTCCCTTTCTCCATCTGCTTCGGATCAGGATTTACCAGCTTGATCCGATCAACCGTGACCACAATGTTCGGGTTTTCGCCCAGAGCGCGGATACTGATGGTGCCGTCATGGCCGATATCAACCTTCTCCTCCGGCGGAATCGCAATCGGCCCGCCATTACCCAGCACAGGCATACCGTCGGCGGTGCGCAACATGCCCAGCACGTCAATATTCAGGCTGCCAGTGCGCACATAGGCCTCACTGCCATCGGGCGCTTGCACGGCGATCCAGCCGTCCCCCTCGACGGCGACGTCGAGGTCTCGACCGGTTTCTTGCAACGTGCCGGACGTGAAATCCGTCCCGGGCCGCTCAGACATGGCGTACACCCGAGCCGGATGACTATCGCCGAATACCTGCATGGAGCGGGCCTGCTCGAAATCCCGGCGAAACCCGGTAGTCGATATGTTTGCCAGATTGTTGGCATGGGCCTGCTGTGCCCGCGCATTCTGGCTAGCACCGGTCATGGCCACGTAGAGCATCTTGTCCATTAACTTCTCCGAGACGCGAGTTTGACACTTGCGGTTCTGTTGAAGATGGAAAATGCAAAGCTCGTGCCACAGCCAAATAAACAGATAATAGGTTGATTTATAAGTGTTTTAATAAAACGAAGAAGGCCCGAGCAGGCCTTCTTTGAACGGAGTGGCGGAATACTGCCGTCAGCGGCAATCACACCTTGCCGGTGCCTATCAGCGCAGATTGATAATGGTCTGCGTAATCGCACTCTCGGTTTCGATGGTCTTGGCGTTAGCCTGATAGTTACGCTGAGCCACGATCAGGTTAACCAGCTGATCAGAAAGCTCGACGTTGGAATCTTCCAACGCACCCGCTTGCAGCGCACCGAGCGTTCCAGAACCTGGCGTGCCAACGACCGGCTCTCCGGATTCGAACGACTGCACCCATTGGGTCTTGCCGACCGGCGTGAGGCCCTGAACGTTGGCAAAGTTCGCCAGAATAATCTGCCCCTGCACCTTTGACTGACCATTGGTGTAGCGCGCAAAAATCACTCCGCTATCGTCAATTTCCAGTCCGGCCAGCTCGCCAGTGGTGTAGCCATCCTGACTGACGCTGTTGACGGCAAACGTACTGGCGTACTGGGATGACTTCGAGAAATCGAGCACGATGCCATCCGGATTCGCGCGCGCTCCGTTGGGTGACCAGGTAGCGGGCGTAGCCCCGTTGGAAATGGCAGGAATCCAGCCGCCAGTAGGCGGATTGCCCGTGGCAGAGTTAA
This region includes:
- the flgF gene encoding flagellar basal-body rod protein FlgF; the protein is MDKMLYVAMTGASQNARAQQAHANNLANISTTGFRRDFEQARSMQVFGDSHPARVYAMSERPGTDFTSGTLQETGRDLDVAVEGDGWIAVQAPDGSEAYVRTGSLNIDVLGMLRTADGMPVLGNGGPIAIPPEEKVDIGHDGTISIRALGENPNIVVTVDRIKLVNPDPKQMEKGTDGLIRLKGGQPIEPDANVRVVSGFIEASNVNAVTEMTSILALSRQFELHVKMMRTAEDDAAAMARVLQLS